One Gloeocapsopsis sp. IPPAS B-1203 genomic window, ATGACCTTCAACATTCTGACTTACACTGTAAGTTTAACTTACGCCGTAAGTTTGTCAAGATGAAAAGCAAACTCAAACCCTAGAATTTGCTTGTTCTGTGCGTTAAGAATTGATTCGATTAGATGGCTAAAAAAAACTCTCATACACCTCCCCCAACCTCACTAAATCGGGAAAAAGTACTGTACGCGGCTATGCGCCTAGCTGACGAGGAAGGCGTTGAATCACTCTCTATGCGGAAGCTGGCTCAGAAATTGGGCGTCAAGGCGATGTCACTGTATAATCACGTGACCAATAAGGACGATATCTTATGTGGCATAGTTGATATTGTAGTGAGCGAAATTGAAGTGCCTAGCCTTGAAACTGACTGGAAAACAGCAATGCGGCGACGGGCGATCTCGGCTCACGAAGTGCTGTTGCGTCATCCCTGGGCAACGATGGCGTTAATGTCACAGATGAATACAGGTTCAGCGATGTTGCGCTATGTAGATGCGACGTTGGGCTGTCTACACAAAGCAGGCTTTTCGTTTGAGATGGCAGATCGGGCGTGGAATGCGATCGATAGCCATATTTATGGATTTACGCTTCAGGAACTGAACTTTCCCCTCGCAACGACGGAGTATGCAGAGGTCGCGAAAAACTTTGTTTCATTCATCCCTGCGGATCAGTACCCTTACCTCAATCAGCTGACGCATCACGTCATTGAAGGTCGTTATGACGGTATTCATGACTTTGAGTTCGGACTTGAATTGATCCTCAATGGTCTGGATCAGTTTCGAGAACAGGTTTAATTAGTGTTTAGCTACCACTTCTGTGCGTGTGTTGCTTAACGATTTCTTGAGTATTGAGACTAAAATTTTTTGAAGGGCAACCAGGTTGACGTTTGGCTTCAAGATAATCTGCAATGAGTTCTTGCATTCTTTGTTGTCCAAACATGTGATAGTGTCCAGGGTAAACGATTTCGACGGGTAAATGCTGTAAGCGTTCGTAGGACGCGATGTAGGTGGAAATGTCGCTACCAGGAAGTTGATCGAGTAAGTCACCGTCGTAAACTATATCGCCAGAAAAAATTTCTTGGCTAAATGGATCGTACAAGGCAATGCATCCAGGAGAATGTCCAGGAAGATGTAGAATTTCAAAAGCGCGATCGCCTAAATCAATGACGTCGCCTTCTTGCAGTAATTGTGTTGGTTCTGCGGCTTGAAAAGTGTATTGTGTCGCAGTGAAACCAGTGTAAGGAAGTTGCGAAAAGTGTTCGTCGAGTAGCCAACCTGATTCAGGATTGCACAAAGCTGCGTGACAATCTCCATGACGTAAAGCTTCAGCTTCAGCGGTATGAATGGCAATATTGTCAAATTCATGAATTCCCCCCGCGTGATCGAAGTGGACGTGGGAAGCGATCGCCAGGAGTGGTTTATCGATTAAACTGGCAATATACTGACGCAGACTAGCAACGCCTAAACCTGTATCAATCAGTAAATCTTGCGTTTTTCCTTTAATTAACCAGATATTTGCTCGATTCCACTCCCAGTAGTGAATTTCGTTAATCCGATACAGGAGATCGCTAATCTTGTGCGTTGCAAACCAACTATCGCATATTTGTTTTGGATTCACAGGATTTTTCTTGAGTAGTAACGTAGTGGGGATCGGCAATTATTTTATAGCAGAGGTCACAAGACGCGCCGAAGCGCAGACCTACGGTTCAGGGTTAAACTTTAGTTAGGGAAATCACCATGAGCTTCTATAATGTCCTAACTCTATTGACTAGGGCTATCATTACCACGTTCCCCATTACTAGTTAGCTTTCAACAAAAAGTTTAAAAGATAAACGAGGTTCTAATCACGCCAATAACAACATCAGAGTTACGCGCATCATGATTTGGTGCGGTTAACCAAAAGACACCAGGAGTAATAGAGACATTATCAGTCAACTGATAGCGGTAAAAAGCTTCGAGATGTAAACCTGTGTCGCGATCGCTGCGTTGTCCATCGGGTAAGCCAATTGCTGAGGCTAAAATTGCATTACTTGTCCCTGTCAAGCGTGGTTGCATACCGACGACAATACCACCTGCGTTTCCTTCGCGGAATAAGTCAGGAAAGTGCAACGTTACCGCATAATTCCAGATATCTGCATCGCCTTTGATTTCACCAACCGCACGCGCCGCAGTGTAACCTACCCATCCACCCAATTCAAAGCCATCAAAAACTCGGAAATTCAGTTGTGCAGCATAAGTATTAGCAACGACTGGATTACTAAAATTATTTTCTGGATTATTAACATCATTGACAACAATCACTTTAGCCGGATTACTACCTGCAAGCGTGTCAACACCAAAACTACCTGAGTAAGCATTGAGATAGAATAAACCGACTTTGAAGCGATCATTGTTGTAGACTAACTGTGTAAACGCACTATAATCGCCATTGAACAATCCTGTATCTTCACCAGGGTTATTGGCTGTATCGAGTCCCCCTAAGTAACCAAAATCTAAGCTAAGTTCTGGAGTGACTAAAAAATTTGCCCCAATACCGGCTTGGTTTCCGATGGGGAAATACATGGGGTTAACTTGCCCAAAGTTAGAAACCGCACCTGTTGCAGTATCGACAAACGGACTAATCGGATCGGTAATAAAAGTAGGATCGGTACCACCTGCTTCTAAGTAGACGCGGAAGCGATCGCCTAGCGGAAACTGATACTGTAATTGAGTCGCAAGTACTTCACCACTTTGGGCAATACTACTAGGAGCGACGCGCGTTTCACCTGTGACGCCAAACCCGATAAAATCTTCTACAATTGTGGCATCTTGTCCCTCGCGGGTTCCTTGACTACCACCAAAAGTAGCCCCAGTGTCAAAGAGTCTTAAATTTGTTGCTTGCACGCGAGTTCTCAGGCGATCTTGTCCAGTAAAACTCGTGTCAAAATTCAAGCGAACGCGATAACCGAGAGTTGTATTATTAATGTCACCCGCAGTGTCACCAAAGGCATCACCAAGATAGGTAATGACTTCTCCTGCAAGTTTCGTTGTCGTAGAAAATTGATTTGCTTCAAGTTCTGCTGTTTGTGCTTCTAAAGCATCAACTCTCCCGCGTAAGCTAGCAAGTTCAGCTGCAAACTCTTCCTGTAATCTTTGCAAAATAGCTAGATCTTCTCGACTCAAACCGCTTGTTGCTGCGGCGATCAATTCGTTAACGCGATCTAGACACGCATTTAAGCCAGCAGCAAATTCATATCTTGTGAGTGCGCGATTACCACGGTATGTACTATCAGGATATCCAGCAATGCAACCATAGCGCTCTACTAATGACTGTAAAGCTTGAAACGCCCAATCTGTTGGCTGTACGTCAGATAGTTGCGAAACCGACGTTAGTTGTGTCATTTCTGATGGCGTAACTTCAGATCTTAGTGATTGAGATACGATGTTGTTTGCTTGATTAGCTTCTGAGGCGATCGCAACATCAGCAATTTGATACAATAAAAAATTAATTAAAACTACACTATAACTCGCTGTTTTACGTACCACTTTAGACACAGATTCTCCCCACATTCAATTAAACTTTGTCCTAGACTTATATATTTTTAAAAATATACATTTGTACATTAAATAAATGTATTAATTAATACTAAAGAATTAGAAAAATATGGGGTTATATCTTTGTATTTAATGTAATTCTTGATCAAGAACTAGTTAGTGTTTACTCAGGGTTTGCTGTGTGTCTAAAGAACGATAAAATATTGATTAAACCTCAATAATTACACAATAAAGTGGCAATTTTGGTAAACTTTTACTCAAATATTTAGCACAAATAGATTGGGATAGTCAAAAGTAAAATTGAGATAAACAGTCTTTATTCAAAAACCATATTCATAAGTGTTTAAACTAATAATGTAAAAAGACTAGCTACTGTCCCAAATAAGCAGTTAAAACTTCAGGGTTGTTTTGAATTTCACTTGGAGTACCAACAGCAAGATTGCGACCTTCAGCTAATACCCAAACGCGATCGCACAGTGACATAATGACGTCCATATTGTGTTCAATAATCAAAAACGTCATACCTTCCTGATTCCAAGTGAGAATGCGATCGCAGATTTGATTAATCAAAGTGGGATTGACGCCCGCAGCAGGTTCATCGAGTAAAATCAACTTAGGTTTTGTCATCAACGCCCGCGCCATTTCCAGTAGCTTTCGCTGTCCCCCTGATAGCGCCCCTGCATACTCATATGCCATATGTGCTAGCCCAACAGATTCTAAAAGCAACATTGCTTGTTGTTGCAGTTGACGTTCTTGTTTCTTAACTATGTAAGGTTGCAACTGTACTTGCCAAAAGTTTTCCCCAATTTGGGATTGTGCTGCTAGTAGCATATTATCCATCACCGATAACCGTGATAGAGTGCGAGCTACTTGAAACGTCCGTACCATTCCTTGTTGCGCAATTTTGTGAGTCTGTAAATCCTGAATCGGTTTGCCATCAAAAATCACGCGACCTTGATCTAGGCGAATAAAGTTTGACAATAGATTAAATAAAGTGGTTTTCCCTGCACCATTAGGACCAATTAAACCTGTAATACTACCTGGTGCTACACTAATTTCGGCATTGTCAACTGCCTTAATGCCACCAAAGCTTTTCACTAAACCACTCGCTGCTAGCAAATCCATAAACTCAATTTACTGCTGTACTTTTTAGAAGAGTAAAGTTCCAATCACGATCAATGCTTCAACCAACCTTTAACCCCAACCTCCGACCTTTACCATAAGTTGCACCTAGCAAAAATATTCCCACAACAAATAACCAAACCCCCCAAATTGTAAAACCAATAGGTGTCACTTCCCAAGTAGGCATTGATGGCATCACCGTTGCTAGCAACTCACTTTGTCCCAGAATCCACAAAGGTACTGTAAAAATACCCAGCCAAGCTACCCAAGATTTGAACAACGCAGACTTAAGCATGACAAAACCTACTCCTAATGTCCAAAAAGCAAGCAAAAATTGTCCGAGTTGTTCGCCAATAACAACACCGCCATATTGATGAACTGCTTGATAGACGACTGTAACCGTTTCCCGAGTTGTTGTACTAGCATCGGGATCGACATATAGGTTAGCCAAAATCGGAATCACAAACACCCAGCGCATAAGTCCAATCGATTGTAACAGTGCTGAAAGCACTCCCATCAAAGTGATAGCAGCAAGATAAGGAGTGTCTTTTCGTCTTAAAACCTGGTGTAGTAAAACACTGGTGGGGATAAACAGTAGTGCCAAAAGCGCAAAGGCAAACCAAGTTAAGATTAATTTTGTACCACCTGCATGAAAGCTTGTTAAAACCTTAGCTGTCGGTTGACGTAAGATATCGTCATACTCAAAAGTTTGCGCTAATAAGTAGTAGGGTACATTCAGCAAAACTGCAAAAAGAATTAATAAAATACCTGTTATCCGCACAAGCTGTAAACGGTTCATCACATTTACCTCACTGTTTTGGAAATTAATTTGACCAATACTTGATTAGCGATCGCTCTACTCCCAGCAGGTAAGCTAACCGTGCTAAACTTGCAATAATCAACTTCTGCACCAACATGAATAACGGTGGTGCAACAAGAACAAGATCGGCTTTTTGCATAATTACAGCAAGATGTAATATATTTGTTGGCATTCCTGCTTGATTTACTCTGCCATCATTGGCAAGACCGTACATTGCGCGAATAAACTGCTCAAATTGTCGTGGTGGCAGTACCTCTGAAACAAATATCACTTCATTGTTTGCAGAATTGCGAAAACTATGTGGCATTCCCGCAGGTACACAGACAATTTCTCCAGGTTGGAGGATCTTAATATTGCCTTTCGTTCCCAATTCCATTTCTAAAGAACCACTCAAAACTTCAAATGTTTCAGTAATAGAGTTGTGGTAGTGTAAAGGGCTGCCGTTGGCTTTGGGTGGAAGAACGTATTGAGCTTTGAAAGACTTGCCATCACTATCTTGAGTAGTACAAAAGATTGTCATGCGATCGCCTGTTATAGAATTAAGCATTGTGGATGCTTGCTGAGATTGAAGTGTTGATGTCATGTTTTAAAATTTCCTGTTGTCAATTTCAAGTTGGAACGTTTTGACCAACAATTTAAAGATATTCGGTTAATTGAAAGAGAAGTTGACCGCTAACGCCATAAAATTGACCGCATCTGCCGTTTTTGATTTTTATGAAACAGGCAATTTCAGTATTGCTCATTCGCAATTCAATTCAGTATGCAGCCGCCTGTGGTATCGATCCCCAAAGTTTATGTGCGGCGATTGGTATCAAGCCAAGTCTTTTAGAAATGCCTGATGCCTATGTTACAGGAGAAGTCGATCAGACATTGTGGCGCGAACTAGTTCAGCAGACTGGCGATCAAAATATTGGTTTACACATTGGTGAGAAATTCAATCTAGCAGCGATCGGTATTTTGGGTTATGTGTTATTCAATTGCCAAACTTTTGGACAAGTCCTTAATAAGCTTTCCCGTTATCTGTGTCTTATCAGTCAAGGAGTTGAGATTAATTTTACTGTTTTGCAAACACAAGTTTTATTTGAATATCATGTCATAAGCGATTGGAAAAACTACCTCCTAGAAGAACCCCGACAACCAATTGAAGTCAACTTTTCAGCATTACTTACAGCAGCTAAAACTCTCACAGGTTACTCTTTACATCTACACGAAGTTTGGTTTCAATATCCTCAGCCCGCAGACATCACTGAACACCAACGAATATTTCAATCGCCTATTTTATTTTCCCAGTCAGTAAATCGCTTAATCTTTGATGCAGCTTACTTAAATTTGCCCGTTTTATCATCTAATTCATTACTTTTATCTACATTTGAGGAACACGCTACAGTGATGCTTGATACTATTAATCAAAAGAATATTTATACTCAACAAGTAGTTCGTGAAATTACTCACTGCTTGCAAGGTGAAGTTCCTTCACTTGAGGCGATCGCCCGTAGCTTAGCAATGAGTGTCCGTAACTTACAACGCGAACTTCACTCAGAAGGTACTTCTTACCAACAACTACTCGACGAAACTCGCAAAGAGTTGGCAATGCGGTATCTCAAAAAACAAGATGTGATGATTCACGATATTGTATTTCTGCTAGGTTTTTCAGAACCGAGTGCATTTCATCGCGCCTTCAAGCGTTGGACAGGAAAAACCCCTAGGGAATATAAATTAAATGGGTAAAAATCAACGTAAATTCAAGGCTGGAAATTGGACATAATATCTATTACTCCGCTTTTATTTCCCTAACGTCAATTCCTCTTTCTTACCCAAAATTCCCTGCGGACGCCACAGCAT contains:
- a CDS encoding TetR/AcrR family transcriptional regulator, with the translated sequence MRLADEEGVESLSMRKLAQKLGVKAMSLYNHVTNKDDILCGIVDIVVSEIEVPSLETDWKTAMRRRAISAHEVLLRHPWATMALMSQMNTGSAMLRYVDATLGCLHKAGFSFEMADRAWNAIDSHIYGFTLQELNFPLATTEYAEVAKNFVSFIPADQYPYLNQLTHHVIEGRYDGIHDFEFGLELILNGLDQFREQV
- a CDS encoding MBL fold metallo-hydrolase; translated protein: MNPKQICDSWFATHKISDLLYRINEIHYWEWNRANIWLIKGKTQDLLIDTGLGVASLRQYIASLIDKPLLAIASHVHFDHAGGIHEFDNIAIHTAEAEALRHGDCHAALCNPESGWLLDEHFSQLPYTGFTATQYTFQAAEPTQLLQEGDVIDLGDRAFEILHLPGHSPGCIALYDPFSQEIFSGDIVYDGDLLDQLPGSDISTYIASYERLQHLPVEIVYPGHYHMFGQQRMQELIADYLEAKRQPGCPSKNFSLNTQEIVKQHTHRSGS
- a CDS encoding iron uptake porin, with the protein product MSKVVRKTASYSVVLINFLLYQIADVAIASEANQANNIVSQSLRSEVTPSEMTQLTSVSQLSDVQPTDWAFQALQSLVERYGCIAGYPDSTYRGNRALTRYEFAAGLNACLDRVNELIAAATSGLSREDLAILQRLQEEFAAELASLRGRVDALEAQTAELEANQFSTTTKLAGEVITYLGDAFGDTAGDINNTTLGYRVRLNFDTSFTGQDRLRTRVQATNLRLFDTGATFGGSQGTREGQDATIVEDFIGFGVTGETRVAPSSIAQSGEVLATQLQYQFPLGDRFRVYLEAGGTDPTFITDPISPFVDTATGAVSNFGQVNPMYFPIGNQAGIGANFLVTPELSLDFGYLGGLDTANNPGEDTGLFNGDYSAFTQLVYNNDRFKVGLFYLNAYSGSFGVDTLAGSNPAKVIVVNDVNNPENNFSNPVVANTYAAQLNFRVFDGFELGGWVGYTAARAVGEIKGDADIWNYAVTLHFPDLFREGNAGGIVVGMQPRLTGTSNAILASAIGLPDGQRSDRDTGLHLEAFYRYQLTDNVSITPGVFWLTAPNHDARNSDVVIGVIRTSFIF
- a CDS encoding ABC transporter ATP-binding protein, giving the protein MDLLAASGLVKSFGGIKAVDNAEISVAPGSITGLIGPNGAGKTTLFNLLSNFIRLDQGRVIFDGKPIQDLQTHKIAQQGMVRTFQVARTLSRLSVMDNMLLAAQSQIGENFWQVQLQPYIVKKQERQLQQQAMLLLESVGLAHMAYEYAGALSGGQRKLLEMARALMTKPKLILLDEPAAGVNPTLINQICDRILTWNQEGMTFLIIEHNMDVIMSLCDRVWVLAEGRNLAVGTPSEIQNNPEVLTAYLGQ
- a CDS encoding DUF4386 domain-containing protein, which produces MNRLQLVRITGILLILFAVLLNVPYYLLAQTFEYDDILRQPTAKVLTSFHAGGTKLILTWFAFALLALLFIPTSVLLHQVLRRKDTPYLAAITLMGVLSALLQSIGLMRWVFVIPILANLYVDPDASTTTRETVTVVYQAVHQYGGVVIGEQLGQFLLAFWTLGVGFVMLKSALFKSWVAWLGIFTVPLWILGQSELLATVMPSMPTWEVTPIGFTIWGVWLFVVGIFLLGATYGKGRRLGLKVG
- a CDS encoding cupin domain-containing protein, with protein sequence MTSTLQSQQASTMLNSITGDRMTIFCTTQDSDGKSFKAQYVLPPKANGSPLHYHNSITETFEVLSGSLEMELGTKGNIKILQPGEIVCVPAGMPHSFRNSANNEVIFVSEVLPPRQFEQFIRAMYGLANDGRVNQAGMPTNILHLAVIMQKADLVLVAPPLFMLVQKLIIASLARLAYLLGVERSLIKYWSN
- a CDS encoding AraC family transcriptional regulator, with amino-acid sequence MKQAISVLLIRNSIQYAAACGIDPQSLCAAIGIKPSLLEMPDAYVTGEVDQTLWRELVQQTGDQNIGLHIGEKFNLAAIGILGYVLFNCQTFGQVLNKLSRYLCLISQGVEINFTVLQTQVLFEYHVISDWKNYLLEEPRQPIEVNFSALLTAAKTLTGYSLHLHEVWFQYPQPADITEHQRIFQSPILFSQSVNRLIFDAAYLNLPVLSSNSLLLSTFEEHATVMLDTINQKNIYTQQVVREITHCLQGEVPSLEAIARSLAMSVRNLQRELHSEGTSYQQLLDETRKELAMRYLKKQDVMIHDIVFLLGFSEPSAFHRAFKRWTGKTPREYKLNG